A single genomic interval of Alteromonas sp. BL110 harbors:
- a CDS encoding class I SAM-dependent methyltransferase, which translates to MTLEPSDNAVIAIMCSSESYFDFKSRLDSFSKSMFFTNSSFSIRLLDLVSKEPDKPTIGDFEQVVQPTLPENYHKPVIELWKVLSNSKGKASLKELYEHHTGKISDKWSSYLKVYDEVLSPYAESSISLLEIGVQNGGSLEIWHKYFPKAERLIGCDVNPQCKELSYDKNNISVIVGDAGTSEVCKEITKLCPKFDIIIDDGSHDSSDCIKNLRNYYRYVKPGGVYILEDLHCSYWAEFGGGLFDSKSIINRLKEFVDYPNYEFWGHLPDNLAEKERRIGKENSEYRDIESISFYNSIVVIRKALTPISLVGKRVVTGSKGLITGDEYIKNNHTEINRR; encoded by the coding sequence ATGACGCTTGAACCTTCAGATAACGCAGTGATTGCTATCATGTGTAGTTCAGAGTCTTATTTTGATTTCAAAAGTAGGCTGGACTCGTTTAGTAAATCAATGTTTTTTACTAATAGTAGCTTTTCTATAAGGCTTCTGGACCTTGTATCAAAAGAGCCTGATAAGCCAACAATTGGCGATTTCGAACAAGTGGTGCAGCCCACTCTACCGGAAAACTATCATAAGCCTGTAATTGAATTATGGAAAGTTTTATCAAACTCGAAAGGTAAAGCTTCTTTAAAAGAGCTTTATGAACACCACACTGGAAAAATTTCTGACAAATGGTCTTCGTACCTTAAAGTATATGACGAAGTCCTGTCTCCCTATGCCGAGTCTTCAATATCGCTCTTAGAAATAGGTGTTCAAAATGGTGGCTCTTTAGAGATTTGGCATAAGTATTTTCCAAAGGCGGAAAGACTAATAGGGTGCGATGTAAATCCACAATGTAAAGAACTTTCTTACGACAAAAATAATATAAGCGTTATAGTAGGAGATGCAGGAACATCGGAAGTTTGTAAGGAAATAACAAAACTATGCCCTAAGTTCGATATCATTATCGATGACGGTTCTCATGACTCTAGCGACTGCATTAAAAACCTGCGTAACTACTACAGATATGTAAAGCCTGGTGGGGTTTATATTTTAGAGGATTTACATTGTAGCTACTGGGCAGAATTCGGTGGAGGGCTGTTTGATTCAAAGTCTATTATAAATCGTTTAAAAGAATTTGTTGACTATCCAAATTATGAATTTTGGGGTCATTTGCCAGATAATTTAGCAGAAAAAGAGCGTAGAATCGGTAAGGAAAATTCAGAGTACAGAGATATAGAGTCAATTAGTTTTTATAACTCGATTGTAGTAATAAGGAAAGCTCTTACGCCGATCAGTTTGGTTGGCAAAAGAGTGGTAACTGGCAGCAAAGGGTTAATTACTGGTGACGAATACATAAAGAATAATCATACGGAAATTAATAGAAGATGA
- a CDS encoding DUF616 domain-containing protein gives MSDEQRLSNIAIILKRADEGGLKDVSQHLVYKLNTLQFNSQLLCELLTILGIDEFELKKSKLGALRKQKKYLFLVFACVVQAQEAKLTEKDLASNLEFFLQRRNYVEAFLLCRLASHLGFVNIRIYLQTSAICCMNTGNTALSIHYWQEYFSKSQENNFSSLRKLNLRDNNNSQVFPKIAKDSYLKRVSEKVCVYTALFGDYDDLPPILEGSDHVEFICFTDRIRATPGWEFRVVELTESNPILENRKYKILPHEFLRDYDCSLYLDSNIFILADITKLLSTCITYPFAAWVHPERSDIYDELAAIISSFRHEPNKMLEQFLHFQKEGVKRNSGMIEACFLWRDHRDSSVSELMEEWWEFIKDRGNRDQPGLTSLMEQLGVRPSVFREEFGTTRLNDFFVKLPHKGNPLNTKFCDEKNGESPSVLASKKVYFVYRENQKQVASTYMRGYQLSEIIAKEVDSLSVNYVNEEYLSSIKNALVVITKGFLKKATKDEISLLKENGNIIAFDFVDDPPREQLVAICDVLIASSIQQLLYYKKYFPSKLSHMITHHTDPEIPNLPYKTDKSSIGYFGELVNAKWRDDIPDKVGFVLTNTKTRTKEWISELANYNCHYAVRNRREIDGFKPFLKGFTAAHCNSAIIIPKSEGDARFYLTSDYPYLCETDELDDVLATIEHYHASFGSSEHRFAMDIMRSVKYRSTPQYISREFKKLLSSL, from the coding sequence ATGAGTGACGAACAGCGGCTTTCTAATATAGCTATAATTTTAAAAAGAGCAGACGAGGGCGGGCTTAAAGACGTTTCACAACACTTAGTTTATAAACTAAATACTTTACAATTCAATAGCCAACTTCTTTGTGAACTTTTAACAATATTGGGTATTGATGAGTTTGAACTAAAAAAAAGTAAGTTAGGGGCTTTACGGAAACAAAAAAAATACTTATTTTTAGTTTTTGCATGCGTCGTTCAGGCACAAGAGGCGAAACTTACCGAGAAAGATTTGGCATCCAACTTAGAGTTTTTCCTACAAAGAAGAAATTATGTAGAAGCTTTTTTACTATGCCGACTTGCGTCACATTTAGGATTTGTCAATATTCGTATATATTTGCAGACCTCAGCAATTTGCTGCATGAATACTGGCAATACAGCGCTTTCTATTCATTATTGGCAGGAATATTTTTCTAAATCGCAAGAAAATAACTTTTCGTCGTTGAGAAAACTTAACTTGAGAGATAATAATAACTCGCAAGTTTTTCCAAAAATTGCGAAAGACAGCTATTTGAAAAGAGTTTCGGAAAAAGTATGTGTCTATACAGCGCTCTTTGGTGATTATGATGACCTTCCGCCAATTCTAGAAGGATCAGACCATGTGGAATTTATCTGCTTCACTGATCGAATTCGGGCTACTCCAGGCTGGGAATTTCGTGTCGTTGAGCTAACTGAAAGCAACCCTATCTTAGAAAACCGTAAATACAAAATACTACCGCACGAATTTCTACGAGATTATGATTGCTCACTATATCTTGATTCTAATATCTTCATATTGGCGGATATAACGAAGTTACTTTCTACTTGTATTACTTACCCCTTTGCTGCTTGGGTACATCCTGAGCGATCTGATATTTATGATGAACTGGCAGCTATAATTTCGAGTTTTAGGCACGAACCAAATAAAATGCTAGAGCAGTTTCTTCATTTTCAAAAGGAAGGGGTAAAAAGAAACTCAGGCATGATTGAGGCCTGCTTTCTTTGGAGAGATCATCGAGATTCTTCTGTCTCAGAATTGATGGAAGAATGGTGGGAGTTTATCAAGGATAGGGGAAATAGAGACCAGCCTGGTCTCACAAGCCTAATGGAGCAATTAGGTGTTCGTCCTAGTGTATTTAGAGAAGAGTTCGGTACTACAAGACTAAATGATTTTTTTGTGAAATTGCCACATAAAGGTAATCCGCTTAATACAAAGTTTTGCGACGAAAAGAACGGGGAATCCCCCTCGGTTCTGGCTTCGAAAAAAGTTTACTTTGTTTACCGTGAAAACCAAAAGCAGGTAGCCTCGACTTATATGAGAGGTTATCAGCTATCGGAAATCATTGCGAAAGAAGTTGACTCCCTATCCGTAAATTATGTGAATGAAGAGTACTTATCTTCTATTAAAAATGCCTTAGTAGTAATCACCAAAGGTTTTTTAAAAAAAGCAACTAAAGATGAAATATCACTTCTAAAAGAAAATGGTAATATAATCGCTTTCGATTTTGTAGACGATCCTCCTCGTGAACAATTAGTTGCGATATGTGATGTATTAATTGCGTCATCAATTCAGCAACTCCTATATTACAAGAAGTACTTCCCGTCCAAGCTATCGCACATGATAACGCATCATACTGATCCTGAGATCCCGAACTTGCCTTACAAGACAGATAAGTCTTCCATAGGGTACTTTGGTGAATTAGTTAATGCTAAGTGGCGGGATGATATACCTGACAAGGTAGGCTTTGTATTAACGAATACAAAGACCAGAACTAAGGAATGGATATCAGAACTTGCAAATTACAACTGTCACTATGCGGTTAGAAATCGTAGAGAGATTGATGGTTTCAAACCATTTCTAAAAGGCTTTACGGCAGCCCATTGTAATTCAGCAATCATAATCCCTAAGTCAGAGGGCGACGCGCGATTTTATCTAACTAGTGACTATCCTTATCTTTGTGAAACTGACGAGCTAGATGACGTGCTAGCAACTATTGAGCATTACCACGCTAGTTTTGGTTCGAGCGAGCATCGTTTTGCAATGGATATCATGCGGTCTGTTAAGTACCGTTCGACACCTCAATATATTTCTCGAGAGTTTAAGAAATTACTAAGTTCGTTGTAA
- a CDS encoding flagellin N-terminal helical domain-containing protein, with protein sequence MLSVTGNYQSLGLSTLQNTALSTRLERLSSGLRINRAADDSAGLQISNRLASEENSYTQLNRNLNDGISYAQIAEGGLQESAAILQRMRQLAIQSQNGINKVSDRAALDKEFQQLKNALNGIAYNTEAFNRLPLVDDSDLLSANVPSLSSTFTNGVTQNMTSGLRSIAYIPAGSTNIQINVNDNGANDDIQVFTVNGKHLVGTPLSSSTWNGNGISDSASIESTFFLPTNGYEPSASYDDSNLLTSGSATIDGNSISFTGDQNASGNLNETLTIASNAQPLIISVIGSGAFNVTASWTSLGNEGGPTFTLGPLDITATNKLGVGTDFIELGKTPATLADLGVDGTSIQNESNAESALEQIDSVLKSVSESRAFYGAKMNQMASAIRNNTIGFENISRAHSQITDADFASETALLTQAQIVEQASISVRAQAKSSDEQVLGLLSQLTK encoded by the coding sequence GTGCTATCGGTTACGGGAAATTACCAGTCTTTAGGTCTTTCGACTTTACAAAATACCGCGCTATCAACACGCCTAGAGCGCTTGAGTTCTGGGTTAAGGATAAACAGAGCTGCTGACGATAGCGCTGGTCTTCAGATATCTAACAGACTTGCATCTGAAGAAAATAGCTATACGCAGCTTAATCGAAATCTAAATGATGGTATCAGCTATGCACAAATTGCAGAAGGCGGACTGCAAGAGTCTGCCGCCATACTGCAAAGAATGCGGCAATTGGCAATACAGTCACAAAATGGTATTAATAAGGTAAGCGATCGTGCTGCTTTGGATAAAGAATTCCAACAACTAAAAAACGCACTTAATGGTATAGCGTACAACACCGAAGCGTTCAACCGGTTGCCATTAGTTGATGACAGCGATCTGCTTTCTGCAAATGTCCCCTCTCTTAGTAGCACCTTTACTAACGGCGTAACTCAAAATATGACAAGTGGATTGCGCTCTATAGCTTATATTCCCGCAGGCTCTACAAATATCCAAATAAACGTAAATGACAACGGCGCCAATGATGATATCCAAGTATTTACTGTAAACGGTAAACATCTAGTAGGAACGCCACTGTCTTCAAGTACATGGAATGGTAACGGCATTTCAGACAGCGCGTCTATTGAAAGCACATTCTTCTTACCAACTAATGGGTATGAACCATCGGCAAGCTATGATGACAGCAATTTACTCACAAGCGGTTCAGCAACTATTGATGGAAATAGTATCTCTTTTACTGGAGACCAGAACGCTAGCGGAAACTTGAACGAGACTTTGACTATTGCAAGCAATGCTCAGCCGTTAATAATCTCAGTTATTGGTTCTGGTGCTTTCAATGTAACCGCGTCGTGGACGTCGCTTGGTAACGAAGGTGGACCAACCTTCACATTAGGCCCCCTAGACATCACCGCAACAAACAAACTTGGTGTTGGCACTGATTTCATTGAACTTGGTAAAACACCCGCTACGTTAGCTGACCTTGGGGTAGATGGCACGTCAATACAGAATGAAAGTAATGCAGAAAGCGCACTTGAACAAATAGATAGTGTATTGAAATCTGTAAGTGAAAGCCGTGCATTTTACGGCGCTAAGATGAATCAAATGGCATCAGCCATTCGAAACAATACGATAGGTTTTGAAAATATAAGCCGCGCCCACTCACAAATAACTGACGCAGACTTTGCGTCTGAAACCGCATTGCTTACTCAAGCGCAAATAGTAGAACAAGCGAGTATTTCTGTCCGGGCCCAGGCTAAGTCTAGCGATGAACAGGTTTTGGGGTTGTTGAGCCAATTGACTAAATAG
- the rplQ gene encoding 50S ribosomal protein L17, whose product MRHRKSGRQLNRNSSHRQAMFKNMAGSLVKHEVIKTTLPKAKELRRVIEPLITMAKEDSVANRRLAFARTGDKEVVGKLFNELGPRYEARPGGYTRILKCGFRAGDNAPMAYVELVDRPVVEAEEEAVEATEE is encoded by the coding sequence ATGCGCCATCGTAAGAGTGGTCGTCAGTTGAATCGCAACAGCAGCCATCGTCAAGCTATGTTCAAAAACATGGCCGGTTCTTTGGTCAAGCACGAAGTGATCAAAACTACGTTACCAAAAGCGAAAGAATTACGTCGCGTAATCGAGCCTCTAATCACTATGGCTAAAGAAGACAGCGTTGCAAACCGCCGTCTAGCTTTTGCCCGCACTGGTGACAAAGAGGTTGTAGGTAAACTATTCAACGAGCTTGGTCCTCGTTACGAAGCTCGCCCAGGCGGTTACACTCGCATTCTTAAATGCGGTTTCCGTGCTGGCGACAATGCCCCAATGGCATATGTTGAGCTAGTTGACCGTCCAGTTGTAGAAGCTGAAGAAGAAGCAGTAGAAGCAACTGAAGAGTAA
- the rpmJ gene encoding 50S ribosomal protein L36, producing the protein MKVRASVKKICRNCKVIKRNGVVRVICSSDPKHKQRQG; encoded by the coding sequence ATGAAAGTTCGTGCATCAGTAAAAAAGATTTGCCGTAACTGTAAAGTTATCAAGCGCAACGGTGTTGTGCGTGTAATTTGCAGTTCTGACCCAAAGCATAAGCAGCGTCAGGGCTAA
- the rpsM gene encoding 30S ribosomal protein S13 yields the protein MARIAGINIPEHKHAVIAIQAIYGVGPTRAKSICAGAGVAENTKIKELDEATIDKLRDEVAKFTVEGDLRREVSMSIKRLMDLGCFRGIRHRRSLPLRGQRTKTNARTRKGPRKPIKK from the coding sequence ATGGCCCGTATCGCTGGCATTAACATTCCTGAGCACAAGCATGCTGTAATCGCTATCCAAGCGATCTATGGCGTTGGTCCCACACGTGCGAAAAGCATTTGTGCGGGTGCTGGTGTTGCAGAAAATACAAAAATCAAAGAGCTAGACGAAGCTACTATTGATAAGCTTCGTGACGAAGTGGCTAAATTCACCGTTGAAGGTGATCTACGCCGTGAAGTCTCTATGAGCATCAAACGTTTGATGGACCTGGGTTGCTTCCGTGGTATTCGCCACCGTCGTAGCTTGCCTCTACGTGGTCAGCGCACTAAAACTAATGCGCGTACCCGTAAAGGTCCTCGTAAGCCAATTAAGAAGTAA
- the rplO gene encoding 50S ribosomal protein L15: MRLNTISPAEGSKPTGKRSGRGIGSGLGKTGGVGHKGQKSRSGGRVKPGFEGGQMPLQRRLPKFGFTSRKSFVTDQVTLAEIAKVDGDTASLETLKAAGLVKKEIQFVKVVKSGEVSRAVTVSGLKVTKGAKEAIEAAGGKVEE, from the coding sequence ATGCGTTTAAATACAATTTCTCCAGCCGAAGGTTCAAAGCCTACTGGTAAGCGTTCTGGTCGTGGTATCGGCTCAGGTCTTGGTAAAACAGGTGGCGTAGGTCACAAAGGTCAAAAAAGCCGTTCAGGTGGCCGTGTTAAGCCAGGATTCGAAGGTGGTCAGATGCCATTACAGCGTCGTCTTCCTAAGTTCGGTTTCACTTCACGCAAGAGCTTTGTTACTGATCAGGTAACTCTTGCTGAAATCGCGAAGGTTGATGGTGATACTGCGTCTCTTGAGACTTTAAAAGCAGCTGGACTTGTTAAGAAAGAAATCCAGTTCGTTAAAGTAGTTAAGAGCGGTGAAGTGTCACGCGCTGTTACAGTAAGCGGGTTGAAGGTTACTAAAGGCGCTAAAGAAGCGATTGAAGCTGCTGGCGGTAAAGTAGAGGAATAA
- the secY gene encoding preprotein translocase subunit SecY — protein sequence MAKPGLDSGAKSGLSELKARLLFVLGAIVVFRLGSYVPIPGIDPAVLADLFEQQKGTIVEMFNMFSGGALERASVLALGIMPYITASIIMQLLSVVHPPMVELKKEGEAGRRKISQYTRYLTLVLAIFQSIGISTGLPNLINGLVINPGFGFYFTAVVSLVTGTMFLMWLGEQITERGIGNGISILIFAGIVAGLPTAIGQTAEQARQGDINLLFLLLIGAIVIALTYLVVFVERGQRRIVVNYAKRQQGRQVFAAQSTHLPLKVNIAGVIPPIFASSIILFPGTIAGWFGQNESTAWLQDVALMLSPGQPLYVMLYAAAIIFFCFFYTALVFNPRDTADNLKKSGAFIPGIRPGEQTSRYIDKVMTRLTLAGALYITFICLVPEFMLIAWNVPFYFGGTSLLIIVVVIMDFMAQVQTHLMSSQYESVLKKANLKGYGR from the coding sequence ATGGCTAAACCAGGATTGGATTCAGGCGCTAAAAGCGGCTTGAGTGAGCTTAAGGCAAGATTGTTGTTCGTACTTGGTGCGATTGTTGTATTCAGACTAGGTTCTTACGTTCCTATCCCTGGCATCGATCCAGCGGTACTTGCTGACTTGTTCGAGCAACAAAAAGGCACCATTGTAGAAATGTTTAACATGTTCTCTGGTGGTGCGCTTGAGCGTGCATCCGTTCTGGCTTTGGGCATTATGCCATACATTACTGCATCCATTATCATGCAGTTGCTCTCGGTGGTTCATCCGCCGATGGTGGAGCTTAAAAAAGAAGGCGAAGCAGGCCGTCGTAAAATTAGTCAGTACACGCGTTATCTAACGCTTGTATTGGCTATCTTCCAATCTATTGGAATCTCGACTGGTTTGCCTAACCTGATTAATGGATTGGTGATAAACCCTGGCTTCGGATTCTACTTTACGGCAGTGGTGAGTCTAGTCACAGGAACTATGTTCCTAATGTGGTTAGGTGAGCAAATTACCGAACGAGGTATTGGTAACGGTATCTCTATATTGATTTTTGCTGGTATTGTTGCCGGTCTGCCAACAGCGATAGGTCAGACTGCGGAACAAGCAAGGCAGGGCGACATTAACTTGTTGTTCCTACTGTTGATTGGCGCAATTGTTATCGCTCTTACATACCTAGTTGTATTTGTAGAGCGCGGACAGCGCAGAATTGTGGTAAACTATGCAAAACGTCAGCAAGGCCGTCAGGTTTTTGCTGCGCAAAGCACCCATTTACCGCTAAAAGTCAACATTGCTGGTGTAATTCCACCAATCTTTGCTTCTAGCATTATTCTGTTCCCGGGTACCATCGCAGGATGGTTCGGACAGAATGAATCAACAGCGTGGTTGCAAGATGTAGCGCTTATGCTATCTCCTGGTCAACCGCTGTACGTGATGTTATACGCAGCTGCGATTATCTTCTTCTGCTTCTTCTACACGGCGTTGGTATTCAACCCGCGTGATACAGCAGATAACTTGAAGAAGTCTGGTGCGTTCATCCCAGGCATCCGCCCGGGTGAGCAAACGTCACGATACATTGACAAGGTAATGACTCGCCTTACACTGGCTGGCGCACTGTACATAACCTTTATTTGTTTAGTGCCTGAATTCATGCTAATCGCTTGGAATGTTCCGTTCTACTTCGGTGGTACGTCGCTTCTGATTATTGTAGTGGTTATCATGGACTTTATGGCACAAGTTCAGACGCATTTGATGTCTAGTCAATATGAGTCTGTGCTGAAGAAAGCTAACCTTAAAGGCTACGGCCGATAA
- a CDS encoding DNA-directed RNA polymerase subunit alpha: MVGSVTEFLKPRLVEIENVSPTRAKVTLEPLERGFGHTLGNALRRILLSSMPGCAVTEVEIDGVLHEYSTKEGVQEDVIEILLNLKGLAVRLEGKTEATLTLVKSGAGPVVAGDIQHDGDVEIANPEHVICTLTGEAEISMRIKVEMGRGYVPASTRRSSEEDDRPIGRLLVDASYSPVERIAYSVESARVEQRTDLDKLIIDMETNGTLDPEEAIRRSATILAEQLDAFVDLRDVSEPEAKEEKPEFDPILLRPVDDLELTVRSANCLKAEAIQYIGDLVQRTEVELLKTPNLGKKSLTEIKDVLASRGLSLGMRLENWPPESIAEKD, encoded by the coding sequence ATTGTGGGTTCTGTGACTGAATTCCTAAAACCGAGATTAGTTGAGATCGAAAACGTTTCTCCTACTCGTGCCAAAGTAACTTTGGAACCACTAGAGCGCGGCTTTGGCCACACTCTAGGTAACGCCCTACGTCGTATTTTACTGTCATCTATGCCAGGATGTGCAGTTACCGAGGTAGAAATTGACGGCGTTCTTCACGAGTACAGCACCAAAGAAGGTGTTCAGGAAGACGTAATTGAGATCTTGCTAAATCTTAAAGGTTTAGCGGTTCGCCTTGAAGGTAAAACTGAGGCAACCCTAACTCTAGTGAAATCTGGCGCTGGCCCTGTTGTTGCTGGTGATATTCAGCATGATGGCGACGTAGAAATTGCAAACCCTGAGCATGTTATTTGTACTTTGACTGGCGAAGCTGAAATCAGCATGCGCATCAAAGTAGAAATGGGCCGTGGTTATGTACCAGCTTCTACCCGTCGCTCCTCTGAAGAAGATGATCGTCCAATTGGTCGTTTGTTAGTAGACGCTTCATACAGCCCAGTTGAACGTATTGCTTACAGTGTAGAGTCTGCACGTGTTGAACAACGCACAGACCTAGACAAACTAATCATCGACATGGAGACGAACGGCACTTTAGATCCTGAAGAAGCGATCCGCCGTTCTGCTACTATCCTAGCTGAACAGCTAGATGCATTCGTAGACCTACGTGATGTATCTGAGCCAGAAGCGAAAGAAGAGAAGCCAGAATTCGATCCGATTCTGCTTCGCCCAGTAGATGACCTAGAGCTAACAGTACGTTCTGCAAACTGTTTGAAAGCAGAAGCTATCCAGTACATTGGTGACCTGGTACAGCGCACTGAGGTTGAGCTACTTAAAACGCCAAACCTTGGTAAGAAATCGCTAACTGAAATCAAAGATGTTCTAGCATCTCGTGGTCTTTCTCTAGGCATGCGCCTAGAAAACTGGCCGCCAGAGAGCATCGCTGAAAAAGATTAA
- the rpsK gene encoding 30S ribosomal protein S11: MAKAPARSTRKRAKRQVADGMAHIHASFNNTIVTITDRSGNALAWATSGGSGFRGSRKSTPFAAQVAAERAGVAAQEYGLKNLEVFVKGPGPGRESAIRALNATGYKITNITDVTPIPHNGCRPPKKRRV, from the coding sequence ATGGCTAAAGCACCAGCTCGTAGCACGCGTAAGCGCGCTAAACGTCAGGTTGCAGACGGAATGGCTCATATCCATGCGTCTTTCAACAACACAATTGTGACTATTACAGACCGTTCAGGCAATGCACTAGCATGGGCGACATCTGGTGGTTCAGGTTTCCGTGGTTCACGTAAATCTACCCCATTTGCTGCACAGGTAGCTGCTGAGCGTGCAGGTGTTGCTGCACAAGAATACGGTCTTAAGAACCTTGAAGTATTCGTTAAAGGTCCAGGTCCAGGCCGTGAGTCTGCGATCCGTGCTCTTAACGCTACAGGTTATAAGATCACAAACATTACCGATGTGACCCCTATTCCTCACAACGGTTGTCGTCCACCGAAAAAACGTCGCGTTTAA
- the rpsD gene encoding 30S ribosomal protein S4, producing the protein MARYLGPKLKLSRREGTDLFLKSGVRAIDSKCKIDTAPGQHGARRGRLSDYGVQLREKQKVRRMYGVLEKQFRNYYKEAARLKGNTGENLLQLLEQRLDNVVYRMGFASTRAEARQLVSHKAIMVNGQVVNIPSFNVSAEDVVSVREKAKKQARIVAALELADQREKPTWIEVDSSKMEGTFKRVPERTDLSAEINEQLIVELYSK; encoded by the coding sequence ATGGCAAGATATTTGGGTCCTAAACTCAAACTTAGCCGTCGCGAAGGAACTGACCTGTTCCTAAAAAGCGGCGTTCGCGCAATCGATTCTAAATGTAAAATCGATACAGCGCCTGGTCAGCACGGTGCCCGTCGTGGCCGTCTGTCTGACTACGGTGTTCAGCTGCGTGAAAAACAAAAAGTTCGTCGTATGTACGGCGTTCTGGAAAAACAATTCCGCAACTACTATAAAGAAGCTGCACGTCTAAAAGGCAACACAGGTGAAAACTTGCTACAGCTTTTAGAACAGCGTCTTGATAACGTAGTTTACCGTATGGGTTTCGCTAGCACTCGTGCTGAAGCACGTCAGCTAGTTAGCCACAAGGCGATCATGGTAAATGGTCAAGTTGTGAACATCCCATCGTTTAACGTTTCTGCCGAAGACGTGGTTTCTGTTCGTGAAAAGGCTAAAAAGCAAGCGCGTATCGTTGCTGCTTTGGAACTGGCTGACCAACGTGAGAAGCCAACCTGGATTGAAGTAGACAGCAGCAAAATGGAAGGCACTTTCAAGCGCGTTCCTGAAAGAACTGACCTGTCTGCGGAAATTAACGAACAGTTGATCGTCGAACTTTACTCTAAGTAA
- the rpmD gene encoding 50S ribosomal protein L30: MATIKVKQTKSAIGRLPKHKATLKGLGLRKINHVRELEDTPAVRGMINRVHYMVEIVEE, encoded by the coding sequence ATGGCAACGATTAAAGTAAAGCAAACTAAAAGTGCAATTGGCCGCTTGCCAAAGCACAAAGCTACGCTTAAAGGTTTAGGCCTTCGTAAAATCAACCATGTTCGTGAACTGGAAGATACCCCAGCCGTTCGTGGCATGATCAACCGTGTACATTACATGGTTGAGATAGTGGAGGAGTAA
- the rpsE gene encoding 30S ribosomal protein S5 — translation MAKQDVQNGEFLEKLIAVNRVSKVVKGGRIFSFTALTVVGDGNGRVGFGYGKAREVPAAIQKAMEKARRNMVDVDLNGHTLQHPIKGRHSGSKVYMQPASEGTGIIAGGAMRAVLEVAGVQNVLSKCYGSTNPINVVRATINALTEMNSPAKVAAKRGLSVEEILG, via the coding sequence ATGGCTAAACAAGACGTTCAAAATGGTGAATTTCTAGAGAAATTGATCGCTGTAAACCGCGTTTCTAAAGTGGTTAAAGGTGGTCGTATCTTTAGTTTCACTGCATTGACAGTAGTGGGTGACGGTAACGGTCGCGTTGGTTTTGGTTACGGTAAGGCACGTGAAGTACCTGCTGCAATCCAAAAAGCAATGGAAAAGGCTCGTCGCAACATGGTTGACGTAGACCTTAACGGTCACACGTTACAGCACCCGATTAAAGGTCGTCACTCTGGCTCTAAAGTTTACATGCAGCCAGCATCTGAAGGTACCGGTATTATTGCCGGTGGTGCGATGCGTGCAGTACTTGAAGTAGCTGGTGTACAAAACGTACTTTCAAAATGTTACGGCTCTACAAACCCAATCAACGTTGTACGTGCAACAATCAACGCGCTAACAGAAATGAATAGCCCGGCGAAAGTTGCTGCGAAGCGTGGATTGTCTGTAGAAGAAATTTTGGGGTAA